agttaTGCTGTAAATATGTATGCCTCTGATTTTCtttacataattttatatcatatggTTTTATTGggaaatatgaaaaattcAATATAGGgttatttttatactttgtattaataataGGTATTGAATAATTAGCTTCATATTTTTTGGTAATAAAAtcttttgtatttttatataatcttTTGAGTGCTTccacatataaaaaatatttaatttttacatttttgCCGTTATATGTTGGTGgtataaaatatggaaGTAAACATTCcaaagaataataaaaaatattattacatttattaaaacatatatcACTACATACTATAATAGAatttgtataaaatattaaaaatttcttttcattagtatcttcttttttataaaagggtaaatatatattatggtgtctttttattaattcttcatttatatttattatatcattattaaatatgcatattccatatatatataacacaACGTAAtctaattttatatttcctATATATTTTTCGGGACCTCTTACTTCTAATATACATCTAAATATATCACCACTAcgataatatatatcatctaaatatatatgtagatttattttatcattgTTCAAACATTCCAAGTTAACCTTATTCTTGTCCTttgacaaaaaaaaaaaattcatcacaaaaaaaaaaaggcGCGGATGGGGGTAACAGCAAGAGAGACaatggaaaaaataaaaaaataaaaaaaaaaaaataaaataaaaaaaaaataaaaaaaaaataaaataaaaaaaaaataaaataaaaataaaaaaaataaaaataaaaaaataaaaataaaataaaaaaataaaaaatatatattatatattatatattttttttattatgtaaaacttttatatatatttaaaaaaaagtagtaaattataaaaaattgttttaaattttatatttaatggcaaaaatattattagtatttttataatataatatatacataaaaataaagggtatatatatatatataatatatatatattatatatgttatatatttatatgtaatttttttatttttattattatttttttttttaggGCACGAGACCCGttggtttttttttttttttttttttttttaatactttgtatatatatatatatatatatatatataatatatatattataaatatattttttattttttaaatttaaaagatgatattattttatatttcatatatcatattttgtattatttttcaattttgtgataataattataatataatatatatatatatatatatatatatatatatatatatatatatatggcatatatattatatgtttatatatatataatggaatatatattatatgtttatatatatatattataatataacgtcgttatatataattcaaaattatatgttgTAAATCACATGGGGGAAAATGTTAAGGATCAAAAGATTTTTTTCTCaatatttcataaataaatggaaagataaatataaaataaaacattatataatataatatatatatatatatatatatatttatttatttatttatttgtgtttatatttatctatgTAGAAAAacttatttaaatttttttttttgttgtttatttataatatatgattttataactttcatttatgtaaaaaaatatcctttattttttttttcttttttcttgaTTCCtcattctttatttttatttttccttgtatgtgaaatatatatttaaagtTGGGGAACATGActattttccttttttaaaaattatatgtttttatgtatttatatatttataataaattttacattaatttaataattgaatatgttaaaataaaacgtgtttatatatataataataagatggataatatattgtaaGAATTAAATATGTTTGTCGCGCAAACATGttataagtatataaataatatatttatatataatatatttatataatttatttatttttatttatttttatttatttatttttttttttttttgttgtgTTTGTTTATAACTTTTacttatattatatatacttagAATATAAGAATGGGTAAATTTTTCAAGGAAAGCAAAAAGTCACAAAAGGTGTTTATGCACCATAAGATGAATAAGCAtgatcaaaataaaaaaaaaaacaaacaacATACTGATGACATTGTCATGGGTAGAAAATCCAAGGgatttattaaaaacaagaaaaatattGGAAAACCAGgaaaccaaaaaaaaagaaataataactttaataatatatggaagaaaaaaaagaaaagtgAAAATTGGGAAAAAGATCAAGTTGACATACTAGGATTATTAAAAGGTGATAGTGACAATGTgaatgatgatgatgatattaataataatattaacaatgattataataataataataatattaacgatgattatattaataataatattaacaatgattcttataataataataatattaatgatgatgatggTGACAATTTTGATGAGAAAAAAGATTCGAATAATAATTGTTCTTGTAAGGATAAAAGAAATGTACCAtcaaaaaaagaacatgATATTTtagaattaaataatataaatattaatgagacaagaaaaaaaatgataaattataaaaatatttttgatgGAAAATTTTGtgatttaaaatatattttaagtgaaagtttaataaatacattagaaaaaaatgaatttataaaaatgacaagtatacaaaaaatgagtattcctttattttttaaaccgaatgatatttttttaaaatcgATGACAGGTTCTGGTAAAACCTTATGTTATGCTATACCAGCAATAGAAAAGatattaaatatgaaagATAAGATAAAAATTACTAGAGATATGGGTATCTTCGTTTTGGTTTTATCTCCTACAAGAGAATTAGctatacaaataaataatttattctGTATTTTAACGAAACCATATCCATATATAGTAGCATCTTGTATAACAGGtggagaaaaaaaaaagtcTGAAAAAAATCGATTGAAAAAAGGGATATCTATATTGACATGTACACCTGGGAGATTATTGGATCATTTGGAAAATACAAAATCGTTAAAActtacatttttaaaaatgcTAGTATTAGATGAAGCcgataaaataatatatttggGGACACAGGACAAGATAAAACTTATATATGACAtgataagaaaaattaagCAAGAGGAGTTTTCGAAAGttcacaaaaaaaaaaaaaaagaagagaATGCGGTTCTTGATCACATAAATGATACAAATATGAGTGATACTAATATGAAGAATATTAGTAATGATCACTCGAACGATTATGAACAATTTATTTTAGATAAATTCCAAATGATCTTTATCTCGGCAACTCTAAATCATGCAATGAAAACATTAGCTAATTATTGTCTAACTAATAATACTATGTGGatagaaaaagaaaaaaaaaatggcCTTAATGgaggaaataaaaatgatgaaacgaaaaaaaaatcgAATAATATGTTCGCATGTATGAATCGAGAGAACCCCCCCCTCAACAGccataataatgatgatgataataatgatgataataatgatgatgataataatgatgataataatgatgataataatgatgataataatgatgatgataataatgatgataagaatgatgatgataataataacacaTATGAACTACCGGAACAACTAAAACAATACTGTATACTTATAGATATGAaacaaaaatttatatgtttaatataCATGCTTTTAGATTGtatagaaaagaaaaagaagcCAGTGGTGTTTTTATCAAACCATCATAGTGTCGAATATTTACAagtattattaaaaaatatttattggCCAACAgatgtaaataaaaaaaatatcgaagtaaataaaaaattaaatgaaaagatAACTCCAGTATTAGAAAGAGAAGATGAGAAATTATTAAGAAAACATTtagaacaaaatatattaaataataattattataataataattataatgttggaaatatttcttacaaaaatataaatttagAAGAAATACAAAATGAGGATGAACTAAATGATGAACCAGGgaatttatataacatcAATGCTGATAAACATAAAagaatttatttatttaacaatgtaaatatatatatattacatgGAAATTTATCTAAAGAAGATCGTTTAGGAAATTTTATGGACTTTTCAAAAACGAACaattctatattattatgtacaGATATTATATCCAGAGGTATTCATTTTGATTCTTTAAGTGTAGTTATTCAATATGATCCACCACAAATCTTAGaagaatatatacataaagTTGGAAGAACAGCTAGATTAAATAAACAAGGTTCAGCTTATTTATTCCTACTAAAGTCACAAAAACagtttttaaatatattaaaaaataaaaatatacaattaaaaattatctTAGGAAATACAATAATTAACCatttcaaaaaattttGTATTCCCAATTTTCTAAAATCTGTAGGAAAAGATATTTTAAACTTTCTACACAATCACATGCAAACAATAGTTAAATCAAATAATACTCTTATGGAAAAAGGAACTAGCGCATTCTTATGTACTATTACTTCTTTTTATTCAACCAGCAAAAATTTAAGATCTATTTTTAATGCAAAAGATATACACCTAGGTCACTTGGCCTACACATTTCTATTAGAAAAAACTCCAAAGCAAATTTccaaatataaaaaagaacaaaattatattaacattAAAAAACAGACTGTTCTTAGTAAGAAGGAAAAGAGATTGTTAAAGTCTAAGCAATTCCAGAAAAAGCAAAAGaggaaataaataaataaataaataaacaaataaaaaaaaaaaaaaaaaaaaaaaaaaaaaaaaaaaaaaattattatatataaatatatataaatttt
The window above is part of the Plasmodium reichenowi strain SY57 chromosome 7, whole genome shotgun sequence genome. Proteins encoded here:
- a CDS encoding DEAD/DEAH box ATP-dependent RNA helicase, putative, which encodes MNKHDQNKKKNKQHTDDIVMGRKSKGFIKNKKNIGKPGNQKKRNNNFNNIWKKKKKSENWEKDQVDILGLLKGDSDNVNDDDDINNNINNDYNNNNNINDDYINNNINNDSYNNNNINDDDGDNFDEKKDSNNNCSCKDKRNVPSKKEHDILELNNININETRKKMINYKNIFDGKFCDLKYILSESLINTLEKNEFIKMTSIQKMSIPLFFKPNDIFLKSMTGSGKTLCYAIPAIEKILNMKDKIKITRDMGIFVLVLSPTRELAIQINNLFCILTKPYPYIVASCITGGEKKKSEKNRLKKGISILTCTPGRLLDHLENTKSLKLTFLKMLVLDEADKIIYLGTQDKIKLIYDMIRKIKQEEFSKVHKKKKKEENAVLDHINDTNMSDTNMKNISNDHSNDYEQFILDKFQMIFISATLNHAMKTLANYCLTNNTMWIEKEKKNGLNGGNKNDETKKKSNNMFACMNRENPPLNSHNNDDDNNDDNNDDDNNDDNNDDNNDDNNDDDNNDDKNDDDNNNTYELPEQLKQYCILIDMKQKFICLIYMLLDCIEKKKKPVVFLSNHHSVEYLQVLLKNIYWPTDVNKKNIEVNKKLNEKITPVLEREDEKLLRKHLEQNILNNNYYNNNYNVGNISYKNINLEEIQNEDELNDEPGNLYNINADKHKRIYLFNNVNIYILHGNLSKEDRLGNFMDFSKTNNSILLCTDIISRGIHFDSLSVVIQYDPPQILEEYIHKVGRTARLNKQGSAYLFLLKSQKQFLNILKNKNIQLKIILGNTIINHFKKFCIPNFLKSVGKDILNFLHNHMQTIVKSNNTLMEKGTSAFLCTITSFYSTSKNLRSIFNAKDIHLGHLAYTFLLEKTPKQISKYKKEQNYINIKKQTVLSKKEKRLLKSKQFQKKQKRK